TAGTAATATTTTCCTTTCAGCAATCCTAACGTGTTTGATATCAAAGGCTCAACAACAAACCTTCTACACTACTTTCCCTCAAGAAACAAGGGGAATGACCTCACTTAACTTAAGGGATGATTGACGACTTACCACCCTTGGTGTTGCGGATCGAGTTGTTGCGCTGAGGAAGCGGACCTCCGTTGTCCAGTCGCGAGTtgccgttgctgttgttgtaggACGAAGCGGTGGTGGAGTAGCTAACCTGACCGCCATTGCCGCCGGCCGCGGATTGCGAAGACGAGCTGTAGGTGTTGCTGCTGATcgactgctgctgttgctgctgctgctgaagttgctgctgctgctgcagggcGGCGTTCACAAAGCCGCTGGGCGAGGAGGAAGTGGACTTGAACAGATTCGCATAGGTCTTTGGCTcgttctgctgctgcttggcgGCCTCGTActtctcctgctgctgctgctcgtgaATGGTCTTGAAGTCGTCGACGGGCGTGGAAGGCTTCTGCAGCTGTCGCGGTGCCACCTCGACTTCCTCGGGCTCCGACAgcggctgttgctgctgctgctgcaaagcCTGCTGCTGGatgggttgctgctgctgctgctgttgctgcgggGGCAGCTGCtgaggttgctgctgctgctgctggataaGCTGTGGTGCCACCAGTGGCGATTGCTGGAAGCCCGCACTTGGCACTGGAACAATAGGCAGCACAGGAGTGCCGctaggctgctgctgctgctgcaccaaAGGCGAAACGCTGGGTGGAACCAGcacctgctgttgctgctgctgcagctcctcGTGCGACACCACGCCATTCTGGATGGGCTGTGGCGGCGGAACGGTGAACTGCGCGGGCAGTGGAACCGCCGCGGCTTGGGGAGCTGGCGGCAAAACGGCCACCGGGCGTCCGGCAGCAGCGCCCGCAGGCAATGGATAGAAGATGGGCTGCGGGGCAGCACCACCGGCCGCCACGGGAGCCACCTGCTGGGGCACCACGACCTGAGCCTGCGGCTGCGGAggagcctgctgctgctgctgctgttgcggctgctgctgggccaCCACATCGCCTGCCACCTGCACAGCCTGATCCACAGTGCCGCCAACAACCTGAACGTCGTGCTCCTCATCGTTCTCCGAACGCGACTCGCCGTCCTGCTCGTCCTCAATGTACAGATCCTGGTAGCGGAAGATGTCGTTGTGCACATAGTACTTCTTCGGCGACTGGGCGGCCAGGACGAACGTCTGGGTGAAGCGACGCATGGGCTGGCCATCGTTCGAGAGCTCCCCGGTCACCTGGACGACCACACCGTTGCCCAAAGTGGCCTGCGCGTCCACCTGGCTGATCTTCGCATGGCAATCGTTGAAGTTCAGCTGCTGGATCCGGTTGTGGATCTCCCGCTGGCCGACCACCAGCTTGGACTCGCCATGGATGTACGACGAGTTGTTGTTGTAGAAGCGGTGCAGATGATTGGGCGCCTTGTTCAGCAGCGTGTAGTACTGGCGGACAAACTCGCGTCCCACCGACTGCGGCGAAGGCTGCTGCGATTGGGTCGCATCCATGACCATAGCTGGCGATTGATTCTTCCTTCTCTGAACTAAGGGCTCCGCAACGAGGGGTTTTTAGTCTCCTGTTCCAATtgcgcttttcctttttctgtCTTGGACTTCTCGACACGTTGGATGATCGGTGTCGATAGTTTTGGACTCGAGAGTGTGGAATTCGAACGTCTGCAAAACGGTGCAAAAAATATACGGGCGTTTTAGTATATATAAAGTAATAATATGCAGGAGATTGTCTGGTTTTTGGATtataaaaacttgaaaaagtcCTAAAAGACTAGGGACCCGGTGTCGATTTCTCAATCTGATACGTTGAAATCAAAGGAAGAGGTTACTTCGTTAGCCACAATCCCAAAAAGCTGTCTTAAACGGGGCGTAATCTTTAGCTACAACGGTCGAATTACCAGCACTTAAGCTTGAGTCACTAAATCATCTTGATCTCGAGTGGGTTCGGAAATAGAGATTAAAGAATTCGAATTCTATAAATGATTCACTGTGGTCCCATCACgtgttataatttttgaatatttatatttgataAGGAGATTATAAGCTAAGTTTGGTGAGTCGCAAGTTTTATACCctagttttttaaaagcaaattGATTTAACTGCTTCATTTGATTTCTTCAAAACCAAGGAAGTTAATATCCTAATAATTAAAAGCTATACAATACGATAATATCCTACTAAATTGTTAGAAACAAAAATTCTAATATTTCGaagatttttgaaatatattaaatcgtctttaaaaactaaatcgaATTCTTTAGGGCCTTCTAGAATCGATAGTATCAAAGTTTTCTGAGGATTATTACTTTGACCGCTGCTGTGGTCTCCCAGGAGGATCTAGAGTTTCTCTGGGTGAAAGGATAAGGATAAAGAAACGAAAATTCAACGATTTctacgatttttttaatacttaaatcgttttttaaatctaaaacgTATTCTTTAGTGTTTTCTACTATCGATAGTATTGAAGTTCTCTGAggactattattttgaccgctGCTGTGGCTTCCAAGGAGGATTAAGAGTTTCACTGGACGAAAGAATAAGGATAATGAAACGAAAAGTCTAAAATTtctacgattttttttaatacttaaatcgtttttaaaaaattaaaacgtaTTTTTTAAGGCTTTCTAGTATTCGATTGTATTGAAGTTCACTGAGGACTATTACTTTGACCGCTGTTGTGGCTTCGCAGGAGGATCTAGAGTTTCACTGGGCGAAAGGATAGGGGGTCCACCCAAAAGGGAGCTCAGTTTACCGCAGTGCATATAAAAAAAGACGCAGCGCGATGCAGTTTGACCCACTTTTCGCCCCACACACATTGGCACATGCGAaaggggggaggggaaaattTAGTGTAGTGCAGCTGTCACCCAAAGTTTCCATTTGCTTTGTTCTTGCAGGATATTTAACCCTGCACGTGCTCTTCGTTTTCATACCTGCGATCCTGACTCAAAGGACTTTGcacatgtgtgtgtaagtAAATGACCTCATACACatatgggcaaaaaaaaaaaaaagaagccgcCAAGCGGGGAGCATGAATTAAATTGAGGTTATGTTCGGGCTTCAAGGTTGTGGCGCCGCTTTCATTGAACTCCAGCTCGGCCAAGAGGTTAATTGGCTGATAAATCAATCTAATTCAAAGTTAAacataaaaagtttaaaataaactagTTTGAGTGCGCTCTTTACCCCCTTTTAGCCATAAATATTTGccgataaaacaaata
This portion of the Drosophila takahashii strain IR98-3 E-12201 chromosome 3R, DtakHiC1v2, whole genome shotgun sequence genome encodes:
- the rin gene encoding ras GTPase-activating protein-binding protein 2; the encoded protein is MVMDATQSQQPSPQSVGREFVRQYYTLLNKAPNHLHRFYNNNSSYIHGESKLVVGQREIHNRIQQLNFNDCHAKISQVDAQATLGNGVVVQVTGELSNDGQPMRRFTQTFVLAAQSPKKYYVHNDIFRYQDLYIEDEQDGESRSENDEEHDVQVVGGTVDQAVQVAGDVVAQQQPQQQQQQQAPPQPQAQVVVPQQVAPVAAGGAAPQPIFYPLPAGAAAGRPVAVLPPAPQAAAVPLPAQFTVPPPQPIQNGVVSHEELQQQQQQVLVPPSVSPLVQQQQQPSGTPVLPIVPVPSAGFQQSPLVAPQLIQQQQQQPQQLPPQQQQQQQQPIQQQALQQQQQQPLSEPEEVEVAPRQLQKPSTPVDDFKTIHEQQQQEKYEAAKQQQNEPKTYANLFKSTSSSPSGFVNAALQQQQQLQQQQQQQQSISSNTYSSSSQSAAGGNGGQVSYSTTASSYNNSNGNSRLDNGGPLPQRNNSIRNTKGDFEQRRSSNTQQFGDNQQLFLGNIPHHASEDDLRDIFSRFGNVLELRILSKAGNKVMPGMRSPLNYGFITYDDPEAVQKCLANCPLYFPENSPDGQKLNVEEKKPRVRNDMLPRQPIGGNNLNNNMGRLGGNNGPQSRPMGNNNGSGGGMMRNNAGGNNLRQGGGGGGGGGNGAPRLGGGGGFGQRQDTRTGGGGNNQSNGPLRGAGNGQSGGGNYGRR